The Pseudomonas putida nucleotide sequence GGTGTGCAGGCTGTTCAGCTGGCGTGTGCCGCGTACTTCGAAGTCGCTGTCCAGGGCGTGCAGGTCGGGCTTGCCGAACTGGGTCACGTCCTGGCTTTCGAGGGTCAGCTCAAGGGTTTCGCCGGCCTCCAGGCGCGTGCGGTCGACGCTGGCCTGCAGCGTGGGTAGGGCCTGGGCCATGACGGCCCACAACAGGCTGAGTAGAAAGACGCCGAAGCGACTCATCGTGTTTTTTCCTGATGCAATTGCTGTTCATACCAGAATTTGCGCCGCAACAGCTCCGCCGGGTTGTCGGGGATCTCGCGCAGCCATTGTTCCAGGGCCTGTCGCTGTTCGGCATCGAGGCTGGTCGATACCGGGCGCTGCGGCGGCTGGGTGATGCTGTCGTCATCGCCGCCCTGGTTGCCAGGCGCCGCCTGGCTGTTGTTGCTGCCTTCGCCGGGTTGTTCGGCCTTGGCCTGTTCCTCACTGCCGGGCGTGCCTTGGGTAGGGCTGCTGGCCGAGCTGCTGTTGCCTTCGGTTTCACTGCCGGGGGTACCTTGGGCATCGCTGTTGGCCGGTTGCTCCTCGGCCTGGGCCTCACGTTGCTGCAGCAGTTGCTGCACCAGCGCCTGGTTGGCCAGTGCCGGCTGCAGGTCGGGCTGGCGCTCCAGGGCCTGTTCGTAGGCATCCAGGGCGGCTTCCAGTTCGCCACTGCGGGCCAGGGCATTGCCTCGATTGTAGTGGGCTGCGGCGCTGTCGCCCTGGGCGAAGGCCTCGGCGGCACCGGCATAGTCGCCGGCCTGGTACAGCGCCATGCCGCGCCATTGCGGGTCGTGGAAGTGCCGGGCGGCGTCTGCCGGGCGTTGTTTGCGCAGCAGCATCTGGCCCTGTTGATCGGGGCGCAGCCACAAGTCATTGAACTCGAAGGCCTGGCTCGGTTGCGGCAGGGCCAGCAGCAGCGGCAGGCAGAACAGCCAGCCGCGGCGCCCGGCACAGGCGGCCAGCAGCAACAACGGCAGCAACAGCCAGTAGCCCTGGTCGGCCCAGCTGTCCAGTTGCAGGGTCTGGCCGGCATCGTGCAGGTGGCGCGGGTTGTCGAACAGGCCAAGGCCGCGCAGGTCGAGGTCGTCGATGCGGGCATGGCGGTAGCGCCCGCCGGTACCACTGATGAAGGCCTTGAGGCTGGCGCTGTCGAGTCGCGGCAGGAGGATGCCACCCTGGTCATCCTTGAGGTACTCGCCATTGGCCTGGCGCACTGGCGCGCCGTCGCCGGTGCCGATGCCGAGCATCAGCAGGCTCGGGCCCTGGCGGCCGAGGGCCTGGGTGATGCCTTGGCGCTCCGGCGCGCTCAGCGCCGAGCCGACCAGCAGCAGGCGACCCTGGCCGAGGCCGCTCTGGGCCAGCAGGGCCAGGCCTTTTTGTACGGCCAGGTCGGCGCGTTGACCGGGTTTGGGCATGATCGACGGGTCGATGGCTTCCAGCAGGTTACGCGTGGTGCCAAGGTCATCCGACAGCGGCACCAGGGTGTGCGCACTGCCGGCATAGACGATCAGCGCGGTCTGGCTGTCATTGCGGTGTTCGAGCAGGTCGAGGATCTTGCGCCGGGCCTGTTCCAGGCGGTTGGGCGCAACGTCTTCGGCAAGCATCTGCGGGGTCAGTTCGAGCAGGATCACCAGCGGGTCGGCCGGACGCTGGCGGGTTTCTTCCAGGCGCTGCCAGCTCGGCCCGAGCAGGGCCAGCACCACCAGCAGCCAGGCCAGGCCCAGGGCCACCCACGGCAGCTTGCTGTTGCTGCCGCTACCACCGCCAAGCAGCACCGGGTGAAACGCTGGCGGCAGGATCATCTGCCAGCGCCCGGCGCGTTTGCGTCGGTGCCACAGTTTGAACAGCAGCCAGCCGAGCAGGGGCACGACCAGCAGCCAGAGCGGGCGCAGCCATTGTGGCCAGAAATCGATCATCGGCGTTTCCTCAGGCGCAGGCGTTTCAGGCGCTGGCGCCATTCCGGATGGGGCTGCAGGAAACGCGGTTTGCGCAGCACCTTGTGCAGCAGGTTGTCGGGCCATTGCACCGCCACCACCAGCAACACGCTGAGCAGCAGGGCCAAGGCCAGCGGCCAGGCATACAGGGCTTTGGCGGTGCGCGCCTGGGTCGGTTGCTGGGCCACTGGCTCCAGCTGGTCGAGGGTGTCGCCGATGGCGTTCAGCTCGGCACCGTCATGGGCGCGGAAGTAGGCACCGTGGGTGATGTCGGCAATTTCCTTGAGCGACGCTTCGTCGAGGTCCAGGCTCGGGTTCAGGCCGAGCAGGCCGGGCGTGCCGCTGGCCTCGGGGTTGGCGCCGATGCCGATGGTGTAGATGCGCACGCCTTCCTGGGCAGCCAGGCGGGCGGCGGTCAGCGGGTGGATCTGCCCACCGTTGTTGGCGCCATCGGTGACCAGCACCAATACCCGGCTTTGTGCCGGGCGTTGGCGCAGGCGCTTGACCGCCAGGCCGATGGCGTCACCGATGGCGGTGTTCTTGCCGGCGATGCCAATCTGCGCTTCGTCAAGGAAGGTGCGCACGGTGCGCCGGTCGAAGGTCAGCGGGGCCTGCAGGTAGGCCTGGCTGCCAAACAGGATCAGGCCGACACGGTCGCCTTCGCGGTCCTGCAGGAAGTCGCCGAGCAGCGCCTTGACCAGGTCGAGGCGGCTGATGTCTTCGTCTTTCCACTGCATGTCGGGGAAGTCCATCGAGCCCGACACATCCACCGCCACCAGCAGGTCGCGGCCGCTGGCGGCCACCGGCACCGGCTCACCGAGCCATTGCGGGCGCGCCGCGGCCAGCAGCAGTAACAGCCAGATCAGCACATACGGCGCCTGCTGGCGCAGGGTCGGCAGATTCAGGCGTGCGCGGCGCCCGGCCAGGCCTTCCAGCTCGTCGAGGAAGCCGACCTTGAGCACCGGCTCGCCGCTGTCGGCGGCGGGCAGCACCAGGCGCGCCAGCCACGGCAGCGGCAGCAGCGCGAAGACCCACGGCCAGGCCAGTTCAAACATGTTTGCGAATCCAGGTTTCGACCGCCTGGCTGAGCCCGACGATGGCCTTGTCGTCGAGCTTGCACTCGGGCTTGTAGGCGCCTTCGACCAGCACCATCCAGCGGGTCAGGCCGGCGGCCGGGCAGCGGTTGTCGAGAAAGGCCAGCCACTGGCGGCCGTTCAAGGTATGGCTGTTGGCGCCGGGGTAGTGGTTGCGGCACAGGCGCTTGAGCAGGGCGTTGATCTGCTGCAGCCAGGCGCCGGCCGGCGCGCCGTCGTAGGGGCGCGGCAGGCGGGCGAGTTCGGCCAGGGCTTCCAGGCGCACCGGGTCGAGTGGCAGCTCGGCGCGCACCACCGGACGCTTGCCCGGGCGCCAGCGGCGCAACCGCCACAGGCCCCAGACCAGCAGCGGCAGCAGCGCGAGCAGCAGCCACCAGCCCGGTGCCGGCGGCCACAGGCCGATCGCTGGCGGTGCGATCAGCGGTTGCAGCTGGTCCAGCGGGTTCATTGTGCGCACCTCATCATGAATCGCCCCGTGGTCGCTGGGCGTTCAGGTATTCGCGCAATTGTTCGATCATCTCGCTCTGGGTGCTCAGCGGCATCAGCAGCACGCGCAGCTTCTGCGCCATCAGCTCCCAGCGCTCGATGCGCGCTTCGGCCTGTTGACGGTAGGCCTGGCGCAGGTTGGCGTCCAGGGTGTCGAGCTCCAGCTGCGAGCCGCGCTGGGCGAAGCGCAGCAGGCCGGCGGCGGGCAGGGCGTGGTCGAGCGGGTCGGACACCGGCATCAGCAACAGGTCGCAATGGCGCGAGAGCATGGCCAGGTGTTGCTCGGCCTGGGCACTGAGCGAGCGTTCGTCGCAGATGACGATGGCCAGGCTGCCGGGGCGCAGTACTTCACGGGCGCGGCGCAGGGCCAGGCCGAGGCTGTCGGTCTGCGGCGCGGCTTCGGTGTGCAGGGCCTGGTTGACCTTGGCCAGGCGGTTGAGCAGCTGCAGCAGGCTCTGTTTGCTGCGCCGTGGCTTGATCTCGTGGTGCTCGTTATCGCCGAACACCAGCCCGCCGATGCGGTCGTTGTGGCCCAGTGCGGCCCAGCCGAACAGCGCGGCAGCCTCGGCTGCAAGCACCGACTTGAACATCAGCCCCGAGCCGAAGAACAGGCGCTGGCTCTGTTCGACGAGGATGAAGATCGGCCGTTCGCGTTCCTCGTGGAACAGCTTGGTGTGCGGCTCCTGAGTGCGTGCGGTGACGCGCCAGTCGATGTTGCGTACATCGTCACCGGCCTGGTACACGCGCACCTGGTCGAAGTCCACGCCGCGCCCGCGCAGCTTGGAATGGTGCAGGCCGACCAGCGGGCTGCGCTGGCCGGGGCGGGAAAACAGCTGGATCTCGCGCACGCGGTGGCGCATGTCGATCAGTTCGGCGAGGCCGATGCGGATGCCGGGTTCGGCCTGCGGCGCGGTGGGCATGGGTCAGGCAACGGCCACGACGTCGAGGATGCGCTGGACCACCCGGTCCTGGTCGATCCCCGCCGCTTCGGCTTCGAACGACAGGATGATGCGGTGGCGCAGCACATCGAACAGCACCGCCTGGATGTCTTCCGGGCTGACGAAGTCGCGCCCGGCCAGCCAGGCATGGGCACGCGCGCAGCGGTCGAGGGCGATCGAACCACGCGGGCTGGCGCCATAGGCGATCCAGTCGGCCAACTCGGTGTCGAACTTGGCCGGGGTGCGGGTGGCCATGACCAGTTGCACCAGGTATTCCTCCACGGCGTCGGCCATGTACAGGCCGAGGATTTCCTTGCGTGCGGCAAAGATCGCTTGCTGACTGACCCGGCGCTCGGGCTTCACTTCGCCGCCCAGCGCTTCGCCACGGGCCTGGGCGAGGATACGGCGCTCTACGGCGGCATCGGGGAAGCCGATCTTCACGTGCATCAGGAAGCGGTCGAGCTGGGCTTCGGGCAGCGGGTAGGTGCCTTCCTGCTCGATCGGGTTCTGCGTGGCCATCACCAGGAACAGCGGCGACAGGTCGTAGGTGCTGCGGCCCACGCTGACCTGGCGCTCGGCCATGGCTTCGAGCAGCGCCGACTGCACCTTGGCCGGGGCGCGGTTGATTTCGTCGGCCAGCACCAGGTTGTGGAAGATCGGCCCCTGCTGGAACACGAAGCTGCCGGTTTCCGGGCGATAGATCTCGGTGCCGGTGATGTCGGCGGGGAGCAGGTCGGGGGTGAACTGGATGCGATGGAACTGCGCCTCGATGCCTTCGGCCAGCTCTTTGATGGCCTTGGTCTTGGCCAGCCCCGGCGCACCTTCAACCAGCATGTGGCCGTCGGCCAGCAACACGATCAACAGCCGCTCGACCAGCTTCTCCTGGCCTAGGATCTGGGAGGAAAGAAAGGTGCGTAGCGCGATCAGCGCTTCACGGTGTTCCATCGGCGGCGGTTCCTGGGTTTGCGCCAGGTCGCGGGCGACCTGGCAGGGGGTGATACTTTAATCTATCCAGGGGTGTGCCGACCAATGCAGGCCGCGATTTTTATCGCTGTCACGGTCGCTGCAGGGCGCCCCGCACGCTTTCGGGTCAGTTCTTCGAAGTGGAATGCTTGCGCCCCTGGTCGCAGAGGGCGAACACCACCACCAGCACCCCGGCAATCGCCAGGATAAGCGCCACGCCATCGGTGGAATGGGTCGCCGACCCGGCCACCAGGGCCAGGCCGCCCAGCGGTGCCAGGCCACCGGCTACCGCGGTGCCGATCTCACGGCCGGTGCCAAAGCCCGACGAGCGTGTCTGGGTCGGGAACTGGCGGCTGAGGAACGACCCCTGCGGGGCGAACATCATCGGCGCAAGAATGCCGGTGCCGATCGCGATGGCGATGTAGATCTGGGTAGGCTCACCGGTGCTCAACAGCTGCAGGAACGGGTAGGCGAACAGTGCCGACAGAACCCCGCCGAGCATCAGCACGGTCTTGCTGCTCCAGCGGTCGCACAGCCAGCCGAAGAACGGCACGGCGAAGATCGCCACCAAGCTGGCGATGGTCACCGACAGCGAGGTGACATGCGCTTCCACGCCCTTGAACTGGGTCAGGTAGGCCAGCGAGAAGGTCTTGAAGATGTAGCTCAGGGCGTTGTAGCCGATGGCCACGAAGAACACCACGGCCAGGCCCTTGAGGTCGTTCCTGAACAGCAGCTTCAGCGGCGACACCTGTGGCTTGCTGCTATCGGCCTTGTCGAGTTCCTTGAAGTCCGGTGTCTCGGGGATGCTCTTGCGCACCCACAGGCCGACCGCCACCAGGGCGATGCTGGCAATGAACGGGATGCGCCAGCCACCGGCCAGGAGGAACTCGTTGCCATTCATGGTCAGCAGGTACACGGTGAGCGACGACAGCAGCAGGCCCAGGTTCAGACCCAGCGCCGGCCAGGCGCCCTGGCTGCCGCGCTTGCCTTCGCTGGCATGTTCGTAGGAAGTGACTGCTGCGCCGGACAGCTCGGCCCCCGCGCCCAGGCCCTGGATGATTCGGATCACCACCAGCAGGATCGGTGCCCAGATGCCGATGCTGGCATAGCCTGGAATCAGCCCGATCAGCGCCGTGCACACGCCCATCATGCAGAAGGTGATCACCAGCACATGCTTGCGCCCGAAGCGGTCGCCCAGGTAGCCGAACAGGATGCCGCCGAAGGGGCGGGCGATGAAACCGATGGCGAAAGTGGAGAAGGCCAGCAGCGAGGCCACCGCCGGGTTGCTGGCATCGAAGAAGATCTTCGAGAACACGATCGCTGCCATGGTCGCGTAGAGGTAGAAGTCGTACCACTCCAGCATCGAGCCGAAGATGGTCGCCGCCGCCACCTTGCGCAGGCGCTTGCGTTGCTGTTGCGGAGTCTCGTGCGCGGCCGGGGCCGCCTCATGTACCGACATGGGGGTTCCTTATTGTCTTTGTAGTTGTGGGTGACGCAGATTTCAGCGGGCCTTCAGGATCTTCTCGGCGATCATCTGGCCGATCGGAATGGCCGAGGTGGCAGCCGGCGACGGGGCATTGCAGACATGCACCATGCGTGGGGTCTCGGCGAACAGGAAGTCATGCACCAGGGTGCCGTCGCGCATCACCGCCTGGGCGCGAATGCCCGCTTCGTAGGGCAGCAGGTCTGCCACTTCCAGCGATGGGCAGTACTTGCGGCACTGTTCCAGGTAACCGCGCTTGAACAGCGAGTTCTTCATCTCGGTGGTGCCGGAACCGAGGTTGTTCCAGATGGTTTTCCAGAACCCTGGGAAGCGGGCGTACTCGGCCACGTCGCGCCAGTTGACCGAAAGCTTGCGGTAGTTCTCGCGGCCGAAACCGAGCACGGCGTTCGGGCCGACGGTAACGCTGCCGTCGATCATGCGCGTCAGGTGCACGCCGAGGAATGGCAGCTCCGGGTCGGGAATCGGGTAGATCAGGTGGTTGACGATCTGATTCTTGCTGGCCGGCAGGCGGTAGTACTCGCCGCGGAAGGGGATGATCTGATGGTCGATCTTCACCCCGGCCAGGCGCGCCAGGCGGTCGGACTGCAGGCCGGCGCAGGCCACCAGCTGGCGGGCGCGCCAGGTGTGGTTGTCGGTGCCGATGGCGACATGGTCGGCGTGCTCCTGGATGGCGCGCACGCGGGTGGACAGGTGCACCTCGCCGCCAGCCTGGCGGATCACCTTGGCCATGGCGTTGCACACCTGGGTGTAGTCGACGATGCCGGTGGCATCGAGGAACAGCGCGCCCTTGCCGACGATGTTCGGTTCACGTTCAGCCAGCGCGGCAGCGTCCAGTCGCTCGACCTTCAGGCCGTTCTGCTGCGAGCGCTCGTACAGTGCCTGCATGCGTTGCACTTCCAGGTCGTTGGAAGCCACCAGCAATTTGCCGCAGACCTCGAAGGCGATGCCGTGCTCGCTGCAGAAGTCCTTGGTCGCCTGGGCGCCGCGCTTGCACAGTTCGGCCTTGAGGCTGCCCGGTGCGTAGTAGATGCCCGCATGAATCACGCCACTGTTGTGGCCGGTCTGGTGGCGACCGAGGCTGGCTTCCTTCTCCAGGATCAGCAGGGATGCGCCCGGGCGCTGTTCGAGCAGGGCCATCGCGGTGGCGAGGCCGACGATGCCGCCGCCGATGATGCAGTAGTCGTAAGTCATGCAGGGGTACCTTGGTATTCTTGTCGGTGGATCTGCTTATCAGGTTGTCAGACTAAGTAGTGCGTAAAAAGGCCCGCGTCAGGCCGCGTCGGTTTCTCCGAGGTCAGTCGAGGGCGGGAAGGTCGATCTTCAGGCGCTTCGCCGAGGCGCGCAGGTGCGCTTCGGCGCAGGCTGCGGCCGCCTGGCGGTCGCCATCGGCGATGGCCTGGTACAGCGCCTGATGTTCACGATTGGCATCGGCCGAACCACCCACCGAGTGGGCAGCGGAGTTTTCCCAGGCGGTGCGTCGGGCGCTCGCCAGCTGGCCGCCGAGGAAGTCGTGGAAGGCCACGAAGTAATCGTTCTTGCTGGCTTCGGCAATCGCCCGGTGGAAGGCCACGTCGGCGGCCGAGGCGGTGGCGAAGTCGCTGCGCTTGTCGAGCATTTCCTGCAGGGCCTTGGCCATGTGGGCCAGGTCCTGCTCGTCGCGGCGGCGGGCGGCGATGGCGGCGGCCTGGGTCTCGATCCACAGGCGCATTTCGAACATCTGCACCAGGTCCGGCTTGCGGCCATTGCTGCCGGGGAAGCGGAACACGGTGCCGGCGGGTGTTTGCGAGATGTAGGAGCCGAGTCCGCGACGGGCGATCAGCACGCCATCGGCCTTGAGCTGCGCCACCGCCTCACGCACCACCGAGCGGCTGACGTTCAGCTGTTCGGCCAGTTGCTGTTCGGTGGGCAGGCGCGATTCGGCGGCCAGGCGGCCGGAATCGATCTCGGCGCGAATGGCGCTGACGACCCGGTCTACCAGGGTGTCGGGGCGCTGGAGCTCTAACATGGAAACGGTTGCCTAGTTATCAGGTTGTCAGACAATGCCTGTGGAGGAGTAGGCTGTCAACGGTTTCGAGGTGGTGAAGAGGTTTGGGATGTATGTCTTTAGAGGGTTGTTGCTTTGGCGACCGAGCGCCGCCCGCGCGGCGCATCGCGAGCTTTGCTCGCTCCTACGTTTGTTTTGGCCAGTAACGCCTGTGACAGGGGCGCACGACCGCCTTGTTGGTACGACACGAAAATGAGGCATGCGCCAAGGCGTTCGCGCGCAAATCCCCCAGGACTGATTGGCCCGAAACAAACGTAGGAGCGAGCAAAGCTCGCGATGCGCCGCGCGGGCGGCGCTCGGTCTCGCAGGCGCTGCAAATCGATCCGCATGCACCCAGCAGCCACAAAAAAATCAGAGCTCGCTGACGAAGGTGCCCGTGCCATCGAGGATGTTCTTCAGGGTCAGCGCCACTTCTTCCAGGTCAGTCCCCGCCGAAGTCAGCACGATCTCCAGCGCTTCATCTCCCTTCAATGCATCCCGATCCCCGGCCGCCACCTCGATCAGCAGGCGTTGCGCACTCAAGGTCGCCTTCAGCCCATCCAGGGTCGACGGCTCGTCATCCAGGGTCAGGTCGACGGTGTCTTCATCCGGATAACGGGTCAGCAGAAACATCTGCCCCTTGTCGCTGTGGCAGCACAAGGTCGCCATGTTGTCTTCCTCGTCATCGCAAGGGGTGGCGAACAGCAGGGCGGTCTTGATTTGCATGGCAACGGCTCGGGTTTGTGGAAATGAGAGGGAATTCTGACAGCCTTGCACACATCCATAAACGTAAAGTTGCCAGCCCTTGACCGAAATTGTCGCAGCCTCGCAAGCGGCAATGACCGCTCAGTCGTTAAGCTTCGGCGAGCCCTGAACGTGCCTGCCACGTTCAACGTCTGGTTTTTACCGTCCGGCTTGCCATGGGTTGGCTATTGTTGATCCGTACATGGCGGACGTGCGCGACGCTTCAACTAATACAAAGCCCAAGCGGAGTACCACAGATGGCGTTCTTCACCGCAGCCAGCAAAGCCGACTTCCAGCATCAACTGCAAGCGGCCCTGGCGCAGCACATCAGCGAACAGTCCCTGCCACAAGTGGCGCTATTCGCCGAGCAGTTCTTCGGCATCATCTCGATGGACGAACTTACCCAGCGCCGGCTTTCTGACCTGGCCGGCTGCACCCTGTCGGCGTGGCGCATCATCGAGCGCTTCGACCCCGAGTACCCGCAAGTGCGGGTGTACAACCCCGATTACGAACGCAATGGCTGGCAATCGACCCACACCGTGGTCGAAGTGCTGCACCACGACCTGCCGTTCCTGGTCGACTCGGTACGCACCGAGCTGAATCGCCGCGGCTACAGCATCCACACCCTGCAGACCACGGTGCTGAGCGTGCGCCGGGGCGCCAAGGGCGAACTGCTCGAACTGCTGCCCAAGGGCACCCAGGGCGAGGACGTGCGCCACGAGTCGCTGATGTACCTGGAGATCGACCGCTGCGCCAATGCCGCCGAGCTGACCGTGCTGGCCCGCGAGATCGAGCAGGTGCTGGCCGAAGTGCGCGTGGCGGTGGCTGATTTCGAGCCGATGAAAGCCAAACTGCGCGAAGTCGTCGCTGAAGTGGAGAACACCGCCTACGGCCCGGCCCAGCATGAAAAGGGCGAGGTCAAGGCCTTCCTCGAATGGCTGCTGGACAACCACTTCACCTTCCTCGGCTATGAAGAATTCACCGTCCAGGCCGACAGCGACGGTGGCCAGATGGTCTACGACGAACAGTCGTTCCTCGGCCTGCCGCGCCGCCTGCGGGTAGGCCTGACGGCGGAAGAACTGCGCATCGAAGACTACGCCGTGGCCTACCTCAACGAGCCGCTGCTGCTGTCGTTCGCCAAGGCTGCACTGCCCAGCCGCGTGCATCGCCCGGCCTACCCGGACTATGTGTCGATCCGCCAGCTGGATGCCGATGGCAAGGTCATCAAGGAACACCGCTTCATGGGCCTGTACACCTCGGCGGTGTACGGCGAAAGCGTGCATGCCATCCCTTACATCCGCGTGAAGGTCGCCGAAGTCGAGCGCCGTTCCGGCTTCGACCCGAAAGCGCACCTGGGCAAGGAGCTGGCCCAGGTGCTCGAAGTGCTGCCGCGCGACGACCTGTTCCAGACCCCGATCGACGAGCTGTTCAATACCGTGATGTCGATCGTGCAGATCCAGGAACGCAACAAGATTCGCGTGTTCCTGCGCAAGGACCCGTACGGGCGCTTCTGCTACGGCCTGGCCTACGTGCCGCGCGAGATCTACTCCACCGAAGTGCGGCAGAAGATCCAGCAGGTGCTGATGGAGCGTCTGAAGGCCAGCGACTGCGAATTCTGGACCTTCTTCTCCGAATCGGTGCTGGCGCGTGTGCAGCTGATCCTGCGGGTCGACCCGAAGAACCGCATCGACATCGACCCGCAGCAGCTGGAAAAC carries:
- a CDS encoding tetratricopeptide repeat protein, whose amino-acid sequence is MIDFWPQWLRPLWLLVVPLLGWLLFKLWHRRKRAGRWQMILPPAFHPVLLGGGSGSNSKLPWVALGLAWLLVVLALLGPSWQRLEETRQRPADPLVILLELTPQMLAEDVAPNRLEQARRKILDLLEHRNDSQTALIVYAGSAHTLVPLSDDLGTTRNLLEAIDPSIMPKPGQRADLAVQKGLALLAQSGLGQGRLLLVGSALSAPERQGITQALGRQGPSLLMLGIGTGDGAPVRQANGEYLKDDQGGILLPRLDSASLKAFISGTGGRYRHARIDDLDLRGLGLFDNPRHLHDAGQTLQLDSWADQGYWLLLPLLLLAACAGRRGWLFCLPLLLALPQPSQAFEFNDLWLRPDQQGQMLLRKQRPADAARHFHDPQWRGMALYQAGDYAGAAEAFAQGDSAAAHYNRGNALARSGELEAALDAYEQALERQPDLQPALANQALVQQLLQQREAQAEEQPANSDAQGTPGSETEGNSSSASSPTQGTPGSEEQAKAEQPGEGSNNSQAAPGNQGGDDDSITQPPQRPVSTSLDAEQRQALEQWLREIPDNPAELLRRKFWYEQQLHQEKTR
- a CDS encoding vWA domain-containing protein, encoding MFELAWPWVFALLPLPWLARLVLPAADSGEPVLKVGFLDELEGLAGRRARLNLPTLRQQAPYVLIWLLLLLAAARPQWLGEPVPVAASGRDLLVAVDVSGSMDFPDMQWKDEDISRLDLVKALLGDFLQDREGDRVGLILFGSQAYLQAPLTFDRRTVRTFLDEAQIGIAGKNTAIGDAIGLAVKRLRQRPAQSRVLVLVTDGANNGGQIHPLTAARLAAQEGVRIYTIGIGANPEASGTPGLLGLNPSLDLDEASLKEIADITHGAYFRAHDGAELNAIGDTLDQLEPVAQQPTQARTAKALYAWPLALALLLSVLLVVAVQWPDNLLHKVLRKPRFLQPHPEWRQRLKRLRLRKRR
- a CDS encoding DUF4381 domain-containing protein; translation: MNPLDQLQPLIAPPAIGLWPPAPGWWLLLALLPLLVWGLWRLRRWRPGKRPVVRAELPLDPVRLEALAELARLPRPYDGAPAGAWLQQINALLKRLCRNHYPGANSHTLNGRQWLAFLDNRCPAAGLTRWMVLVEGAYKPECKLDDKAIVGLSQAVETWIRKHV
- a CDS encoding DUF58 domain-containing protein; this translates as MPTAPQAEPGIRIGLAELIDMRHRVREIQLFSRPGQRSPLVGLHHSKLRGRGVDFDQVRVYQAGDDVRNIDWRVTARTQEPHTKLFHEERERPIFILVEQSQRLFFGSGLMFKSVLAAEAAALFGWAALGHNDRIGGLVFGDNEHHEIKPRRSKQSLLQLLNRLAKVNQALHTEAAPQTDSLGLALRRAREVLRPGSLAIVICDERSLSAQAEQHLAMLSRHCDLLLMPVSDPLDHALPAAGLLRFAQRGSQLELDTLDANLRQAYRQQAEARIERWELMAQKLRVLLMPLSTQSEMIEQLREYLNAQRPRGDS
- a CDS encoding AAA family ATPase; this translates as MEHREALIALRTFLSSQILGQEKLVERLLIVLLADGHMLVEGAPGLAKTKAIKELAEGIEAQFHRIQFTPDLLPADITGTEIYRPETGSFVFQQGPIFHNLVLADEINRAPAKVQSALLEAMAERQVSVGRSTYDLSPLFLVMATQNPIEQEGTYPLPEAQLDRFLMHVKIGFPDAAVERRILAQARGEALGGEVKPERRVSQQAIFAARKEILGLYMADAVEEYLVQLVMATRTPAKFDTELADWIAYGASPRGSIALDRCARAHAWLAGRDFVSPEDIQAVLFDVLRHRIILSFEAEAAGIDQDRVVQRILDVVAVA
- a CDS encoding MFS transporter; translated protein: MSVHEAAPAAHETPQQQRKRLRKVAAATIFGSMLEWYDFYLYATMAAIVFSKIFFDASNPAVASLLAFSTFAIGFIARPFGGILFGYLGDRFGRKHVLVITFCMMGVCTALIGLIPGYASIGIWAPILLVVIRIIQGLGAGAELSGAAVTSYEHASEGKRGSQGAWPALGLNLGLLLSSLTVYLLTMNGNEFLLAGGWRIPFIASIALVAVGLWVRKSIPETPDFKELDKADSSKPQVSPLKLLFRNDLKGLAVVFFVAIGYNALSYIFKTFSLAYLTQFKGVEAHVTSLSVTIASLVAIFAVPFFGWLCDRWSSKTVLMLGGVLSALFAYPFLQLLSTGEPTQIYIAIAIGTGILAPMMFAPQGSFLSRQFPTQTRSSGFGTGREIGTAVAGGLAPLGGLALVAGSATHSTDGVALILAIAGVLVVVFALCDQGRKHSTSKN
- the lhgO gene encoding L-2-hydroxyglutarate oxidase: MTYDYCIIGGGIVGLATAMALLEQRPGASLLILEKEASLGRHQTGHNSGVIHAGIYYAPGSLKAELCKRGAQATKDFCSEHGIAFEVCGKLLVASNDLEVQRMQALYERSQQNGLKVERLDAAALAEREPNIVGKGALFLDATGIVDYTQVCNAMAKVIRQAGGEVHLSTRVRAIQEHADHVAIGTDNHTWRARQLVACAGLQSDRLARLAGVKIDHQIIPFRGEYYRLPASKNQIVNHLIYPIPDPELPFLGVHLTRMIDGSVTVGPNAVLGFGRENYRKLSVNWRDVAEYARFPGFWKTIWNNLGSGTTEMKNSLFKRGYLEQCRKYCPSLEVADLLPYEAGIRAQAVMRDGTLVHDFLFAETPRMVHVCNAPSPAATSAIPIGQMIAEKILKAR
- a CDS encoding FadR/GntR family transcriptional regulator, with the protein product MLELQRPDTLVDRVVSAIRAEIDSGRLAAESRLPTEQQLAEQLNVSRSVVREAVAQLKADGVLIARRGLGSYISQTPAGTVFRFPGSNGRKPDLVQMFEMRLWIETQAAAIAARRRDEQDLAHMAKALQEMLDKRSDFATASAADVAFHRAIAEASKNDYFVAFHDFLGGQLASARRTAWENSAAHSVGGSADANREHQALYQAIADGDRQAAAACAEAHLRASAKRLKIDLPALD